In Humulus lupulus chromosome 7, drHumLupu1.1, whole genome shotgun sequence, the following are encoded in one genomic region:
- the LOC133789233 gene encoding F-box/kelch-repeat protein At3g23880-like: MAMATKWCDMPEWMLEEIFSWLPPEHLMRFKCVSKSWYSLIILLVKNPIFVKKHLGNIYSNNKMSSTRNLVFCCYRPGYCPDPDLEFWSPYELYSLLTMNDNDRLSYVSEDFDMPIPRTELDMSCVLGCHCNGIICLCGSHKAILLCNLAMKEFRTLPKPYPPLGDFVFVVVGIGFYYDSRVNDYKVIRFGCERLFPGSVVNPKPRADIYSMATDSWRRVETQLEFDGLPYPGEQVFCKGVFYWSMWTGAYFIISFDVFDEGLCRIPLPDSLFETQIEQLKLALWNESVVLFFYPGERGSPISIQVWELDDCHGGVKGSCSWIKKLIIGPLVDVVTPWTFWKSDELLLEATGGGLVSYNLSSQMLRNLTIPEAGRIVRWEFSYVKSLVSVHGEEQAG, encoded by the coding sequence ATGGCTATGGCGACGAAGTGGTGTGATATGCCGGAATGGATGTTGGAGGAAATATTTTCATGGCTGCCTCCGGAGCATTTGATGCGTTTCAAATGCGTGAGTAAGTCTTGGTATAGTCTTATCATATTACTTGTGAAAAACCCAATTTTCGTGAAGAAGCACCTTGGCAATATTTACAGCAACAACAAGATGTCCTCTACTAGGAATTTAGTTTTCTGTTGCTATCGACCTGGTTACTGCCCTGATCCGGATTTGGAATTTTGGAGTCCTTATGAACTATACTCATTGCTTACTATGAATGATAATGATCGTTTAAGTTATGTCAGTGAGGATTTTGATATGCCAATTCCTCGGACTGAATTGGATATGTCTTGTGTGTTGGGGTGTCACTGTAATGGGATCATTTGTCTTTGTGGTTCTCACAAAGCAATACTGTTATGCAACCTTGCAATGAAAGAATTCAGAACTCTTCCGAAACCGTATCCACCTCTTGGTGACTTTGTGTTTGTGGTGGTAGGAATAGGATTTTACTATGACTCCAGAGTAAATGATTACAAAGTCATTAGATTTGGGTGTGAGAGGTTGTTTCCTGGTAGTGTAGTGAATCCCAAACCCAGGGCTGACATATATAGTATGGCCACTGATTCTTGGAGAAGGGTTGAGACTCAGTTGGAATTTGATGGTCTTCCATATCCTGGGGAGCAAGTATTTTGCAAAGGAGTTTTCTACTGGTCTATGTGGACTGGTGCCTACTTTATCATTTCTTTTGATGTATTTGATGAGGGACTCTGCAGAATACCATTGCCAGATAGTCTTTTTGAGACACAAATTGAACAGCTTAAACTAGCTTTGTGGAATGAATCTGTTGTCTTGTTTTTCTATCCTGGAGAAAGAGGGTCTCCAATTTCGATTCAAGTATGGGAATTGGATGACTGCCATGGAGGTGTTAAGGGCTCTTGTTCTTGGATAAAGAAACTAATCATTGGACCGCTGGTGGACGTTGTGACTCCATGGACGTTCTGGAAGAGTGACGAGCTCCTCTTAGAAGCCACTGGTGGTGGGTTAGTCTCATACAATCTTAGCAGCCAAATGCTGAGAAATCTTACTATTCCAGAGGCAGGAAGAATAGTGCGTTGGGAATTTTCATATGTGAAGAGTTTGGTTTCAGTACATGGTGAGGAACAAGCCGGTTGA
- the LOC133790160 gene encoding disease resistance protein RPV1-like has protein sequence MAPKNNKYDVFISFRGEDTRNNFTSHLHKALLLKNLQVYMDERLESGDEISSALLIAIQDSKLSVIVFSENYASSRWCLNELVHIPRCKEIYGQIIVPIFYHVSPCDIRKQSGNFGVAFGALEERFGSESDRLLTQWRTALISAANLSGCNAPKTRCESNLIEKIVEDILKKLNSLSSCSDYLNNDLVGMSRRIEHLESLLLYVPILGMGGMGMPLALKVLGSYLYSKSEEGWNSAINKLKVFPNRKIQNIILRISYDDRCLIFEINYETMDA, from the exons ATGGCACCAAAGAATAATAAGTACGACGTTTTCATAAGCTTTAGAGGTGAGGATACCCGTAACAATTTCACTAGCCATCTTCACAAAGCATTGTTGCTTAAAAATTTACAAGTTTACATGGATGAGAGGCTTGAGAGTGGTGATGAGATTTCTTCAGCTCTTTTGATAGCAATTCAAGACTCAAAGCTTTCTGTCATAGTTTTCTCGGAAAATTATGCATCTTCGAGGTGGTGTTTGAATGAATTGGTTCATATTCCGAGGTGTAAAGAAATATATGGGCAGATTATTGTGCCAATATTTTATCATGTGAGTCCATGTGATATCAGAAAACAATCAGGGAATTTTGGAGTTGCATTTGGTGCACTTGAAGAACGCTTTGGAAGTGAGTCTGATAGATTATTGACTCAATGGAGGACTGCTTTAATATCTGCAGCTAATCTTTCTGGCTGTAATGCACCCAAAACCAG GTGTGAGTCCAATTTAATTGAGAAAATAGTCGAAGACATCTTGAAGAAGCTTAATTCTTTGTCATCATGTAGTGACTATTTGAATAATGATCTTGTTGGAATGAGCAGACGCATTGAACATCTTGAATCATTGTTATTATATGTTCCAATTTTGGGCATGGGCGGCATGG GAATGCCATTGGCTCTTAAAGTTTTAGGTTCTTATTTGTATTCGAAAAGTGAAGAAGGGTGGAATAGTGCAATAAATAAGTTGAAAGTGTTTCCCAACAGAAAGATTCAAAATATAATATTGAGGATAAGTTATGATGATAGATGTTTGATATTTGAGATAAATTATGAGACTATGGATGCATGA